The following are from one region of the Sandaracinus amylolyticus genome:
- a CDS encoding radical SAM/SPASM domain-containing protein has protein sequence MVLDGMSARRVRAERFGATVAMRAPAAVVSVDRVLARRLGVDGGALWAGDAPAPATVRALSGPNEVHVAVTERCPAGCSGCYADATREGLEPSFDELAARLRALAAMGTLSIAFGGGEASLRADLPALGALARELGMTPSVTTSGLGIDRERAIAMRVFEQVNVSHDGVDGAYRAVRGFAGEHVAERAIAHLRAAGVTVGVNTVLTRESFDRLEQTAAHVEALGAVELQLVRLKPSGRGRLEYLARRLDPARVAALPELLRRISGERAIGVRIDCALLPFVASHGAMRGEDLVRLGVSGCEAGRSLLAVRADGRTSGCSFVRDDAQAGPLAWDDNDALERFRDHVARAPEPCASCPVRIACRGGCRVVAAFVAGDAWAPDPECPRVQASQNGKR, from the coding sequence ATGGTGCTCGATGGGATGTCGGCGCGACGCGTGCGCGCCGAGCGCTTCGGCGCGACGGTCGCCATGCGCGCGCCCGCGGCGGTCGTCTCGGTCGATCGCGTGCTCGCGCGACGGCTCGGTGTCGACGGCGGGGCGCTGTGGGCCGGCGATGCGCCCGCGCCCGCGACGGTGCGCGCGCTGAGCGGCCCGAACGAGGTGCACGTCGCCGTCACCGAGCGCTGTCCCGCGGGCTGCTCGGGGTGCTACGCGGACGCGACGCGTGAGGGTCTCGAGCCCTCGTTCGACGAGCTCGCCGCGCGACTGCGCGCGCTCGCCGCGATGGGCACGCTCTCGATCGCATTCGGAGGCGGCGAAGCCTCGCTGCGCGCGGATCTACCGGCGCTCGGTGCGCTCGCGCGCGAGCTGGGCATGACCCCGAGCGTGACGACGAGCGGGCTCGGCATCGATCGCGAGCGCGCGATCGCAATGCGGGTGTTCGAGCAGGTGAACGTCAGTCACGACGGCGTCGACGGTGCTTATCGCGCAGTGCGAGGGTTCGCGGGCGAGCACGTCGCGGAGCGCGCGATCGCGCACCTTCGCGCCGCGGGCGTGACCGTCGGTGTGAACACCGTGCTGACGCGCGAGAGCTTCGATCGGCTCGAGCAGACGGCCGCGCACGTCGAGGCGCTGGGCGCGGTCGAGCTCCAGCTCGTGCGCCTCAAGCCGTCGGGCCGGGGCCGCCTCGAGTACCTCGCGCGACGGCTCGATCCCGCGCGGGTCGCCGCGCTCCCCGAGCTCTTGCGGCGCATCTCGGGCGAGCGCGCGATCGGGGTGCGCATCGACTGCGCGCTCCTGCCCTTCGTCGCGTCGCACGGCGCGATGCGCGGCGAGGACCTGGTGCGGCTCGGCGTGTCGGGGTGCGAGGCCGGGCGCTCGCTGCTCGCGGTGCGCGCCGACGGCCGCACGTCGGGCTGCAGCTTCGTGCGCGACGACGCGCAGGCGGGACCGCTCGCGTGGGACGACAACGACGCGCTCGAGCGCTTCCGCGATCACGTCGCGCGCGCGCCCGAGCCCTGCGCGTCGTGCCCGGTGCGCATCGCCTGTCGCGGCGGATGTCGCGTCGTCGCGGCGTTCGTCGCCGGCGATGCGTGGGCCCCCGATCCCGAGTGCCCGCGCGTGCAGGCAAGTCAGAACGGGAAGCGGTAG
- a CDS encoding purple acid phosphatase family protein, whose protein sequence is MIKTCTATLLLMLALAIVGCQDTGLVEEDDAGTSRTDAFVPPEQSYSYEPAGCGYQVSTPPLGEAGASEDVFGATPTMDHVHVSWAGPTHGTFAVNWRSDRETLASRVLYGTDRAAVEAADAAGEAVLEAVGHHMLFRDLARRETRVHEAHVCGLEANTEYFYKVGGTGHWTEVFSTSTAPTPGTTDPFTFAVTGDSRGNEEDAWAISQRRVRDAMADFELFSGDAVILGTAQDQWDEFWSAGDGAEFTVQDLLSSVPLMMANGNHDALAVNFVAQTAFPQDVFMNERAQGEEWYSFDYGNAHFVMLDDNDRELWGTTEAMWLEQDLAAARANPAIDWVFVTHHRPFYTCMSTHQPDTSLRASWQEIFDRHHVDMVFTGHNHVYERSRPIRGLTGGQGVVAAEGTNGAPQVNAGVASGTVYLVAAGVGAPLYEVSTACASTYSARAERTYVTVRVAGSAIEVTVRNVMTDSIVDQFGWSKE, encoded by the coding sequence ATGATCAAGACGTGCACGGCAACGCTCCTCCTCATGCTCGCGCTCGCGATCGTCGGCTGTCAGGACACAGGCCTCGTCGAAGAGGACGACGCCGGCACGTCCCGGACCGACGCATTCGTCCCGCCCGAACAGTCGTACTCGTACGAGCCGGCGGGCTGCGGATACCAGGTCTCGACTCCGCCCCTCGGTGAGGCCGGCGCGTCGGAGGACGTGTTCGGCGCGACGCCCACGATGGACCACGTGCACGTCAGCTGGGCCGGTCCGACCCACGGCACGTTCGCGGTGAACTGGCGCAGCGATCGCGAGACGCTCGCGTCGCGCGTGCTCTACGGCACCGATCGCGCGGCGGTCGAGGCTGCCGACGCGGCAGGCGAGGCGGTGCTCGAGGCGGTCGGCCACCACATGCTCTTCCGCGATCTCGCGCGCCGCGAGACCCGCGTGCACGAGGCGCACGTGTGCGGCCTCGAGGCGAACACCGAGTACTTCTACAAGGTCGGCGGCACCGGGCACTGGACCGAGGTCTTCTCGACGTCGACCGCGCCGACGCCGGGCACGACCGATCCGTTCACCTTCGCGGTGACCGGCGACTCGCGCGGCAACGAGGAGGACGCCTGGGCGATCTCGCAGCGCCGGGTGCGCGACGCGATGGCGGACTTCGAGCTCTTCAGTGGTGACGCGGTGATCCTCGGCACCGCGCAGGACCAGTGGGACGAGTTCTGGTCGGCGGGCGATGGTGCGGAGTTCACCGTGCAGGACCTCTTGTCGTCGGTGCCGCTGATGATGGCGAACGGCAACCACGACGCGCTCGCCGTGAACTTCGTCGCGCAGACCGCGTTCCCGCAGGACGTGTTCATGAACGAGCGCGCGCAGGGCGAGGAGTGGTACTCGTTCGACTACGGCAACGCGCACTTCGTGATGCTCGACGACAACGATCGCGAGCTGTGGGGCACCACCGAGGCGATGTGGCTCGAGCAGGATCTCGCCGCGGCGCGCGCGAACCCGGCGATCGACTGGGTGTTCGTGACGCACCACCGGCCCTTCTACACGTGCATGAGCACGCACCAGCCGGACACGTCGCTGCGCGCGTCGTGGCAGGAGATCTTCGATCGCCACCACGTCGACATGGTGTTCACCGGGCACAACCACGTGTACGAGCGCTCGCGCCCGATCCGTGGTCTCACCGGCGGACAGGGCGTCGTCGCGGCGGAAGGCACGAACGGCGCGCCGCAGGTGAACGCGGGCGTCGCGTCGGGCACCGTGTACCTCGTCGCGGCGGGCGTCGGCGCGCCGCTCTACGAGGTCTCCACGGCGTGCGCATCGACGTACTCGGCGCGCGCGGAGCGCACGTACGTGACGGTGCGCGTCGCAGGCAGCGCGATCGAGGTCACGGTGCGCAACGTGATGACGGACTCGATCGTCGATCAGTTCGGCTGGTCGAAGGAGTGA